Genomic window (Arachis hypogaea cultivar Tifrunner chromosome 13, arahy.Tifrunner.gnm2.J5K5, whole genome shotgun sequence):
AATTCTCTTAGTTTCTGCGTTCACTAACTGGCATTTAGCCATTGACTCTAAACCATTATTTTTCTTCTACCAACTTTACCTTTTATAAATATCATTGTTTTatttaagaaattattattatttctctttatataagctttttttctattatttattattttaatttttttgtttgacattatacacttttataattgtaatttttgtgtataatatttattatctttttataatatgatttattaatcccattaaataaagtaaattaaataaaaaatttaaccataaataataataataataataataataataatgataataataatagtaaaaaattataacatactacAAAAAGTACAAAGAATACTAAAATACTGTATAAAAAACATACCAAAAAAAAGtatcaaaaaattaaacatatttaaaaaaataacataatttaatgtcacattttttaataattacctatttaaaaataattttaactaatattattcaaataatatttattttattaaaatcaattttgatataaaattatcaaacaaAATTAAGTTAACACAAACTCACTTCtactcaaaatcaattttataaaattactttcATTTAAACTTCACTTTAATTTGCCAAACGTCAATCCAAACACACAGAAAAGCCGTGTGGATAGAACAAAGAACCCTATGTAGATAGCACTTTGAAATTTGAACTCGCTTTGCAAGATATCTCTACCTTGGTGCAcaaggttgtcaaactcgcgagtttagGTAAACTCGTGGAGCTGACCTAAACTCGACTCGTAAACTCATATGAGTTTATTTGTTATAATtgttttgtaaaaaatatatatcatgtaTAATATATATGTTTACTCAATTATAGACATTAAAACTCAACAAttccaacgtaaaaaaaataaattaacataatattacaATTATAACAAGTATTCTAGAACACACATTCAAATTCTTCAGTTATTACATAATTATCCACTAATGGTTACAAAGTTATCCACTATCAAAGTTAGTAAATTTAGGTTTGAGATTTTAGAGTTTCAGACATTCAGATTCAATAACAAGTAATAATTAACTAACACTAACAAGTATCAACTACAAATTACAAGAAGTAACAATTAAGAATAGACTAAACTAAcactaacaagtaacaactaCAACTACAACATGCAGCAATTCagtaactatttttttaaaacataccTAAATCTGAATGGCTAAATGGAGTAAGCTCAGTTGAGAAACCAGGCATTGTTGTGTTGTGCAAGCAGACAAGAACGAACGGCAGCAAAGTACACGATGAACCGGCAGAGGAAGCGACGACCAAAAGAGGTTGCGACGAATGACGGTAGCGTGGCGATGGAAGAGGTTCCACGAGTCCACGAGATTTGATGCATAACAGAGTCAATAGAGAGAAGAATGAGAGAGTGAGAATGTGtgagagcgagagagagagagagagagtgagtgacAAGCTATTTGGGGAACGGCAAATGGCAAACGACAACGAGAGGCAGACGAAACGCGAAGAGGGATTGAAAAAGAGAATGACTGAGTGAGTGCGACGAGTAAAGTGACGGAATTTAGCTATTTCGGATTCCGTTCATACGTTATTcccttttttcctctttttttgggGCCAAAACAGCTTTGTTTTTGCGAAGAAGGCCAACAAAGCAAACTCACTGACTCGCCTgtaaactcgcgagtttgaccTAATTTATGCAAATTTACCCAAGTTTACTCGAATCTACCCATAAACGAGTTTGTGTCCAAGTTAACTCGATTCCACTACCTAAACTCGTACGAATTTACGAGTTAACTCAGAGTTTGACAACAATGTTGGTGTGTTTCTTTAAGCATTTGGCTGTTTCATTTGCCTTTAACATTGTGTGTTTCTTCAATTATTTCATTTGTTCAACATCTCAAGATGATAAATATCATCACCATGCATCCTTACTAGCAACGCAACGATACATAAAACAAAAAACTCATGCAACAAATCCATTAATACATACAAATCTTTACGACCATACACTGATCATATTATTTATCAAAACTCAACTACCCGAGAACAATCAGCGATAAAGGCTTTCAGATCTCAGGTTCTCCGCTATTTCAGTTTCCCATCGATCTCCATTCTCAAGTAGCTTCTCTTTGTCATAAAGTAGCTCCTGCAATGGTTAAACAGGCAACaaataagaaaggaaaggaaCAGTAACAGGCATCCACCAACGAAGCATATTTGCATGATTGATCATGGATGAGAAAGAAATGAACCTCATGAGTCTCTGTAGCAAATTCAAAGTTTGGCCCTTCAACAATGGCATCAACAGGGCACGCCTCTTGACAAAATCCACAATAGATGCACTTGGTCATGTCAATATCATACCTGAGATTTAAGAAGTAAGACAGCAAGAAAGACGAGTGAAGGAAGTAGAAAAGGTCATAGGCAAAGGAGGTAATTCACCGAGTTGTCCTGCGACTGCCATCTTCTCGTTCCTCAGCCTCAATTGTGATTGCTTGTGCAGGACATATCTGATAGATAAAAGATACGTTACTTAAACACTGTTAGACAGatccaataaaaaattttggggagagagagagagagagagagagagagagagagagagagagagagagagagagagagaggacaaAATGACAGTGATACAGTTGGAGGCTCTATTCAGAGACATGGAATATTCAGAGTATGAAAATTGACGCTCATTAATAAATCAGTTATCTTGAGTATCCAGCATTTTCAGAATTTCTAGAAGAAATGAGAGTTTCTACCAAATCGGCATCACTTGCCTATCATGTGATATTTATCTGCTTTCAAATTCACTATGTAGGGACATTACATGATTCACTCATTTGAGCTCACATCCTATGTTTAGAGACCTCATCCAGACATTCCTCTTGCACATCCTTCATCTTAATTTCTCACAATGACCCTAGCCTCTGATGTAGGAGATTCAGCAGTAATAACAGGAATATTTAACGCAATACTATTATCATAAAGAAAAATTTCCCTATCATCAGACTCCAAAGATTAAAGGGTTTGATAGTTCTCGGAGGATACCTCCGTATGGATCCCTAACTTGATACCcaaatttaattaatacaaaaCAGACTTTTCAAAGTTGCAGATCAATTAGAATGATTTCCAGGACATGATCATTAACAATAGACTAATCTGCACACTATATGTGACTAACCTACAACcaacataaaatttaaacaaatttgaaaaggttAGTATTAGAACAGGTTAGACGCTATCATGCATATGCCATACAGCAGTAACCACACACTCAAACACCACTGTCAAACCAAAATTATGAGAtccgaaaaataataaaatccttACAGCTTCACAAAGTTTGCAAGCAATGCAGCGTTCCTCTCCCGTTGGATATCGTCGCAGTGCATGTTCACCACGGAAACGAGGGCTCAAAGGGCCTTTCTCAAATGGATAATTGATCTGAATTATAGAAATCATGCTTTAAACTAGAATCTTTAATGGTTTTGACTTTTTACCATTTGTTAGACAACACTTACTGTGACTTTTGTGTCAAAGAAGTATTTCAGCGTTAACATTAGACCCCGAACCATTTCAGTCAGAAACAGGGTATTGATGCTACGCTCAAAAACTGCAGGCATAGGATTAATAAAAAAGTCAATTTACATTTAATGGGCaagagaaagaaaacagagaatgTTAGATTCGCAAATAAATACCAGAACTCCAATCCTTTGAAAGTTCCTTAGCTAGTTGCTCTCTTTCTTCATCATCTGCAGTTTGTGCAGAAGAAAATTAAGATATATACAAATACACATGGAAAGCAGTTAGGATTCAAGTAGATTTCTAAATAGACACATAAAAATGATAGTACTGTAGAAGGTATTACATCAACTAAGATGGATCATCTTTATTCAATCTAACCATTTTTTTAGAAACTGCTTCCTTGACCTGCTTAATTGGATTAatgctttcaaaattttttttttttggtgccccgggggggggggggggggggggcacaTGTGAGTCCAACTCATTAACACCTTCAACTTCCAAGCAACCCATATTGACCCATCCAAAGAACCAAATACTAGATCATGATTGTCATAAAACCGATTTGGCATATAAAACAACCAAAATTCATTTAAGATTGTTCTCAACAATTCCGCAAGCTAACCTTCCATATAAATGAAGGAAATATTTGGGCGAATTGGCGAGGAAAAAGACAAGACCTTTTTTGGTAGAGAAGGAGTGCGCATTGAATCGCAGGGCATAGTTTTGTGAGTTATGCAGCCCTTGACCAGCTACAGCCTAAACAAAGCAGAACAACGAGGGATAAATGCCAATAGTTAGCTAAACAACAATCTCCCTACAACAGAATTTATTCAAACATTCACCCTAAGATTTCATATCTTGCAAATTATCAGAATCAtcaccccaaaaaaaaaaaaaaagactagtaaagaagaagaaaattagaCCATAAATCTTAATGCCTTAATAGGCAatcaaatcataaaagaaaaaaaaaatctggttACCTGCTGAAATCAACGAAACGAAATTAGGATGCTAGGGGAAGATATTCACTGTATACAAATAATCATTTGGGTCTCTTAACTTCCCCAACATCTAATTCCGAGTTTTGTCTTCTTACTTTTTAAATTCAAACAAACAATACAGGGAACTAGGAGCTGGGAGTGGTGAATTTATGATTCATGACTGGAAAATCAAATGAATCTTACCAGCTGGCGGGTACGAAGAGCAAGAAGTGACTTCCGAGCCAAGAATGCTGCCATTTCTACCAAGCCAGGTGCAACGACGAGCTACTGTCCCAAAACCGgagaattaaagataaaaataaaatctggAACGGTTCTTACACTGTTTATTTCAAATTACTAAATAAACAAGTTTGGTCTAATCAAAGGAAattgataaaatcaaaatacagAGATAGCGAAGACTTGCACGAATTTATTACCAAGAACCCTAAGATAAGAGATTTGAGTTGGATAGTGATTATTTTCAAATCGAAATCGTTATCGGAGCTATGTATTAAACCCTAATTGAATCACATTGTGCAAGgggaaaaggaaagtaaaatgGAAATAAGGGAGAGTGTGGTACCAGCAGCGGTAACGTGGATTCCTTCTTCTCTGCAACTCTTTCAGGTTAGTGCTGTGTTGCGATTTCGTGGTTCAGAAATGGGGGATACAAATTCGGGAATCAATTAATCAAAGATGCCAAACAGCCGATTAAGGCCATATTATTTTTGGGCCGCCGTGAACCGACATAATATGTTTTTGTCACATATATTTGGGCCTGGGTTTTGCTCACATGTGTACCCATTACGTTTGGGCCTAGAAAGGGCCCAAAGAATGGGCAGAAACAGAAGCAGAGCAGCGAGATAGCGTGCACGTCACGCACCTAAGCACAGCCGTTTGGGTTGGGTTTCGCTGATCATCATCTACCACCTGCTGCCGAGAACTAAAAAATATTCCTTAATCCcctttcttctttgcttctttctcACTTCTTCTTCTGTTTTCAGATCAAGCTAACTTCAGGTGATTCATTCCTTCCCTTCTGTTCCCTTCCCTTTTCGTTTCTCTATTTCCTCGCTAATTCCAATTTGTTTGGTTCAATTCCCTAAATCCAATCTTCCCCTTCCATGCAACTGGACTGTACTATGATAGTGTTTCTGCCACCTAGGGAATCGGAATGCTTCGCACGCTTCCCTTTCTCCTAGGGTTTCGTCTAATTTTGATTCCAGCTAATGGTGGTTTACTCTTGTTACAGGGTGCAGTAAGGGTTGATCCTCTTGTCTAATAATCACAGCAATAGCAAAAAATGGTATGCTTTCTAATGTAATATTGCCACAAAGGATAATTTATATTGTTTAGTTCTTATTGATGATTTATCTCAGCTCCTTTTTTGCTGTTCTGATTGCGTGCAAAGATGTAGAATATGGAtgtagtgatgatgatgatgatgatgatcttgtggtttaattttaatttatctatcTACTGGGCTCTACACTTGTCACAGTTttttgatggatatggatatcaTGGGACATCATTTGAGCAGACTTACCGATGTTACCCTGCTTCGTTTATTGAGAAGGTTAGCATTAACTTTATGCATCCCTTGCTAAGTTTTTCTTGGCAATTAAATATGAGATTTCAATTCTAAGGATCACCAATCAAATTGGCTTAACCTGTAACAGCTAATGCATAGAGTTTGTAGGTATCTTAAAACAAATATTTCTTAAAGTAATCTTACTTTTTCtggttctttctctttttctcctaTTAAACTTGCAGCCCCAACTCGAAAGTGGTGATAAAAGTAAGTTTCTGTGTCCATGCTTGATCTGATTGGAATATTATGTGTTGTTTGTTCCCTTTCTGAGataaaaatcaaattcttttcttttcttttgtgctTCAGTTATAATGCCTCCATCAGCACTTGATCGTCTAGGTAAGTTATGTTACCTCTTTGCTCTTTCAGTCTTTGTATATGTTACATAGTGTTTTTCCCCCCACATGATTGATGAGTCTATAGTACTAATATCAATTTTAATTTGCAGCATCACTGCATATTGATTATCCAATGTTGTTTGAACTTCGGAATGATGCTGCTGAGCGGGTTTCTCACTGTGGAGTTTTGGAGTTCATAGCAGAAGAAGGCATGATATACATGCCATATTGGGTAGGCATTCAAAAGTAATTGTTAGTGAATATGCTTGTTAGCTTGTTCACTTGGTTGGTTCTACCTTGAATTTTAGTTCTTCTAGTAGATGGTGCTTCTTCTAAGTTAGTTGATTTACAGATGATGGAGAACATGCTTCTACAAGAGGGGAGCATTGTAAGAGTGAAAAATGTGACCCTACCGAAGGGGACATATGTTAAGTTACAGCCTCACACAAAGGATTTCTTGGATATTTCTAATCCTAAAGCTATGTGAGTGGTTATTATGTTCTTGGATGTAAGATTAATATGGCTATACTATTACTTGATCAATGTGAGTGTCTATTGCAAGGGTGGAATTTTGGTATTTTGATAGTTTCATTACCAAGTAGCCATCAGAAGCTTTTGGTAggaatttttttatgtttggtgcAAAACTTCGGATTTGAAAATTGAGCTGGACCTTATCCCCCCCACACAAAAAAGAAAGATGGCATGTTAATCCATGTTTGGTGGTTGTTTATAAAGAGATAAAGGGAATCTTATTTGGTGGTCATATTGATATATCAGTGACTTCTCATTTCCTGATTTCAAGAACATTTGCATGTTTGGTGATTGATATCTATGTTTGGTGATTGATATCTATATATAAAATGGCGTACAGCTTATATTACTGTTTATTAAATTCCTGTAGACAAGTGGACCTAGGAAGTAATTATTGCTTGTTCCCTATGGTTTTGTATTGTTTTGTTTGTGTCTTCACATCGCCATTAGTTCTGTATTTCATTTCCATACTGGCTGGCATTAGATCTTCATGTAGATATCTGTACTTTT
Coding sequences:
- the LOC112792021 gene encoding NADH dehydrogenase [ubiquinone] iron-sulfur protein 8, mitochondrial; protein product: MAAFLARKSLLALRTRQLAVAGQGLHNSQNYALRFNAHSFSTKKDDEEREQLAKELSKDWSSVFERSINTLFLTEMVRGLMLTLKYFFDTKVTINYPFEKGPLSPRFRGEHALRRYPTGEERCIACKLCEAICPAQAITIEAEEREDGSRRTTRYDIDMTKCIYCGFCQEACPVDAIVEGPNFEFATETHEELLYDKEKLLENGDRWETEIAENLRSESLYR